The following proteins are encoded in a genomic region of Cryptomeria japonica chromosome 11, Sugi_1.0, whole genome shotgun sequence:
- the LOC131051345 gene encoding replication protein A 70 kDa DNA-binding subunit A-like — translation MGTVKDANKVYNKLNSQIEIILTETSVLKHCAPDAVGPDKKTHFTPIDELLTTTNNTLIDVIGVVVNVGEISIIRRKDGSVVNKRIVKINDMSTLTIDVNLWGPSSEKLGNDLKNMHTSGTFVILVVQNARVGYFNGKVINASASTAFEINPSIPEAEPLRLRGPIQQSLDPHPSALHCKNNQYQRMSIASILQRLSVIPEAIETTITAVLCFIKEDPFYYTACPLQFNGKECKKNVLN, via the exons ATGG GTACAGTGAAAGATGCAAACAAGGTGTACAATAAACTTAACAGCCAGATTGAGATTATCTTGACTGAAACTTCAGTTTTGAAGCATTGTGCCCCTGATGCTGTTGGGCCTGATAAAAAAACCCACTTCACCCCTATTGATGAACTTCTCACCACTACCAACAATACTTTGATtgatgttattggtgttgttgtcAATGTTGGAGAGATCTCTATAATTCGTAGAAAGGATGGCTCTGTTGTAAACAAGAGAATAGTAAAAATAAATGATATGTCAACTTTGACAATAGATGTTAACCTTTGGGGCCCATCCTCAGAAAAACTAGGCAATGACTTGAAGAATATGCATACATCTGGAACATTTGTCATCCTTGTTGTTCAAAATGCAAGGGTTGGTTATTTCAATGGAAAAGTCATAAATGCATCAGCGTCCACAGCTTTTGAAATCAACCCTTCTATTCCTGAAGCTGAGCCCCTCCGTTTAAGAGGCCCTATCCAACAAAGCCTTGATCCACATCCTTCAGCTCTCCATTGCAAAAATAACCAGTATCAAAGAATGTCAATTGCATCCATCCTGCAGCGCCTTAGCGTTATTCCTGAAGCCATTGAGACTACTATTACAGCTGTGTTGTGCTTCATAAAGGAAGACCCCTTTTACTATACAGCTTGCCCATTGCAATTCAATGGAAAAGAATGTAAAAAAAATGTGCTAAATTAG